Genomic window (Candidatus Caldatribacterium sp.):
GGACCTTTGCAACCTTGTGGAGGCCTCCTGGAATATCCTCAAGAACAACCGCGATAACCTCCTGGAGGTACACAGGGAGGCCGTGTTCCCGCAAGGCGTCAAAGGCCCTCTGGGGTTGGTCGGCAAGAATCTTCACCACCCCGAATCCATTGGCACTTGAGATGGTAATGGCTCTAATATTGATGTGCCCTTCAGCGAGGATACGGGTGATTTTCTCAATCCGGCCAGGTTTATTCTCTGCAAAAACCGATACCTGATGCGCCATGTCTCTCCCTCCTTTTAGAGTTTCCGGTAGTCAAAAACCCGTTGGGCTTTCCCCTCCTGAGTGGGAAGGCTCCCCGGCTCTACGAGAATCACTTCAGGGGTTACGAGAATCTCAGCTCGGAGCTCTGATTCGATTCGTTCTCGGAGTCGCTCAAGCTTCTGAAGGTCGCCAAAGAAGAACTCGGGTTTGATTTCTACTTCTACCCGCATGGTATCCTCGTAATCTTTTCGCTCAAGAACAATGCGGTAATTCGAACCCACTTCAGGAATGTTCATGAGAACCTTTTCGATTTGCATGGGAAAGATGTTCACGCCCCGGAAAATGAACATGTCATCGGTTCGCCCCTGAATCCTTGTGATTCTCCGGTGGGTCCGACCGCAGGGACAGGGTTCCTCGATGAGGGCTGCCACATCCCGTGTTCGGTACCGGAGAATTGGGGTGGCATCGCGGAAAATGGTGGTGAGGACAATCTCCCCCGGTTCTCCTGGAGGACACGGTTCCAGGGTTTCAGGGTTGATAACTTCCACAATGTAGTAGTCTTCCCAAATGTGCATGCCATCCTGGTACAGGCACTCGAAGGCTCCTCCAGGACCGTTCATCTCTGAGAGGCCATAGGAGTTGTACGCCTTTGCCCCGTAAATCTCCTCGATTCTCCGGCGGGTCTCTTCACTGTGCGGCTCAGCGCCAAGGAGAATGATACGGAGGTTGAAGTCCTTTTTCGGGTCCAGGCCCTCTCCCCTAATGATGTTGGAAAGAAGGAGGGCATAGCTTGGGATAATGTGGATGACGGTACTCTTGAAGTGCTTGAGGAACCAAATCTGCCTTTTGCTGTTCCCCGCACCAATGGGAATGGTGAGAGCTCCGATACGTTCTGCGCCGTAATGCATTCCAAGCCCACCCGTGAAGAGTCCATAGCTCATCATGTTCTGGAAGACGTCGTGCTTGCGTACCCCCACCATGTAGAGGCAGCGGGCAACCTGGTTCGTCCACCGATCGAGGTCCTCCCTCGTGTGGTAGATAACCGTTGGTGTTCCCGTAGTTCCGGAGGAGGAGTGGAGGCGAACAACTTCCTCGAGAGGCACAGCGAGAAAATCAAAGGGGAATCCCCGACGGAGGTCCTCTTTTGTGGTGAAAGGGACATGCTTTAGGTCCTCTGGGGTTTTGATGCGCTCGGGATTTATCCGATGCTGAGCGAAGAGACGCCGGTAGAAAGGTGTTCGCATGGCATTCTGAATGGTCTTCTGAAGCCTTGTCTTCTGGAGCTCATACAACTCTTCCCTGGGCATGGTTTCAATGTCCTTTTCCCAGTACAATGCTCCTACCCCCTTTTGCTCCTGTTTCCTCTTTTATAGCACAACTGACCTTCTCTGGATACTGTGATTGGAATATTTCCCCGCCTTGCGTATTTTCATAAGTTATGCTATTATTTCTATAGTTTTTCTTACAATCAGAGAGGGGGAGGAGCCATGCGGGTGTCCACACGCCTTCGGTACGGCCTGCGGTTCCTGGTGAGGTTGGCGAAACTCTTTGGAAGCTCGGCACCCCTCAGGGCTCGGGATATAGCGGAGGCAGAACATCTCTCCCCGGATTACCTCCGCCAGATTGCTGCAATTCTTGAGGCCCGAGGTATTGTACGGGCCGTGCGGGGAAAAGAAGGGGGATATGTTCTCACCCGGCCTCCTGAGGCAATCACTCTCCTTGAGATAGTGCAGGCCCTTGAGGGACCCATCCATCCGGTGGAATGCCTGGCCAACCCTTCCTTCTGTTCCCTTGTGACTTCCTGCAGTACAAGGAAACTCTGGGAAGAGACGGCGGCATGCCTTGCGGGTTTCTTTGCTTCGAAGACTCTCAAAAACCTTGTGGAGGAGGAGCAGAAATGATTTACCTCGACTACAACGCCACAACCCCCTGTGATCCGAGAGTGACGGAGGCAATGCTCCCCTTTTTTGGGGAATTCTTCGCCAACCCCTCCTCACTCCACCGTCCGGGACAGGAAGTCCGCCGCGCGGTGGAGAAAGCCCGATCCACCATCGCCCGCTTTCTGGGAGCAAGAGAAGAAGAAATCATCTTCACCTCCGGCGGCACCGAATCGAATAACCTCGCCATTCGAGGAGTTGCCCAAGCCCTGAGGAAGAAAGGAACCCATCTCATCACCTCAGCTATAGAGCACCATGCGGTACTCAATGTCTTTCGGGCACTTGAAAAAGAGGGATTCTCGGTAACTTATCTTCCTGTGGACGAAAACGGCATCGTGCATCCGGAGGAACTCCAAAAAGCCCTTCGACCGGATACGATTCTCGTCTCCATAATGCATGCCAACAATGAAACGGGCGTCATTGAGCCCATCGCAGAGCTTGCCCGAATTGCCCACGAGGGAGGGGCGGTGTTCCATACCGATGCCGTTCAAACCGTGGGGAAGATTCCTGTCCATGTTGATGCCCTTGGAGTTGACCTCCTTTCTGCTTCCGGGCATAAGTTCTACGGTCCCAAGGGGACAGGATTCCTCTACGTGTGAAGGGGAACGCGCATTGTCCCCCAGATTCTCGGAGGACACCATGAGCGGGGAAAGAGGGCCGGAACGGAAAATGTTCCTGGAATCGTGGGTATGGCAAAGGCTCTTGAAATTGCGGAGAAAGAAATGGAGGAAGAGGCGCGTCGGGTTGGCGCTCTTCGGGACAAGCTGGAAAAAGAACTGGAAGAAAGAGTCCCCGACCTTCACATTGCAAGTCGCCATGCGCCCCGACTCTACAACACAAGCCTTGTCCTTGTAGCATACGTTGAAGGGGAATCGCTTCTTCTCAACCTCGACTTTGAGGGGATCTGCGTATCCAGTGGTTCAGCCTGTACCTCAAGCTCCCTTGAGCCCTCCCATGTGCTCTTAGCCTGTGGGTACCCCCATGAACTTGCCCACGGTTCAATCCGGTTCAGCCTCGGGAAGTGGACAAAGGAAGAGGAAATTTCTAAGGTGGTTGAAGTGTTTCCAAAAGTGGTGGAGAAACTCCGGGCAATCTCTCCCTTCGGTAAGGGGAGGCGATGAGCATGTACTCCGAAAAGGTTCTCGAACATTTCCGAAACCCGAGAAATGTCGGGAAAATAGAGGATGCCGATGGAATTGGGAAAGTGGGCAATCCCATCTGTGGGGACGTCATGGTGATGTACTTGAAGATTCGAGACGATCGCATTGAGGATGCTAAATTCGAAACTTTCGGCTGTGGTGCAGCCATTGCCACCTCCTCCATGGCTACAGAACTCATCAAGGGAAAAACCATCGAAGAGGCTCTTCAGGTCACGAATCGGGCTGTAGCGGAGGCTCTCGGGGGTCTCCCACCGCACAAAATGCACTGTTCGGTTCTTGCTGAAGAAGCCATTCGGGCAGCCATTGAGGATTACCGCACAAGGAGGCAGAAGAGGTGAAGAAAGGTCCTTGTTTTGACATCCTCGAGCTCCTCGAAAAGGAAGAAGATTGCTCTCAGGAAGATATCGCCACCCTTTTAGCCTGCAAGGACCCTGAAGTTACTGAACAGCTCTTTGCCATTGCCGATGCGAAGCGCAAAAAGTACGTTGGGGATGCGGTGCATCTCCGGGGACTTGTGGAGTTCTCCAACTTCTGCCGCAAGAACTGCCTCTACTGCGGGCTGCGAAAGGAAAATAGAAATCTCAAACGGTACCGCATGTCCCCCGAAGAAATATATGCTCTCTGCGAACGCATTGCCCGCCTCGGGGTAAAGACCATCGTTCTCCAGTCGGGAGAGGACCCCTGGTACGAAGCGAAGAGTTTTGCCGAACTCATCCACCGAATCAAAAAGCTTGGAGTAGCCATAACCTTAAGCGTTGGAGAAAGAGAACCCTGGGAATACGCCCTCTGGAAGGACGCAGGAGCCGACCGCTACCTCCTGAAACAGGAAACCTTCGATGAAGAGCTTTTTGTTCGCCTCCATCCCGATGATGACTACAACGAACGCCTCAGATGTCAAGAGATACTCAAAGACCTGGGGTACCAGGTGGGAAGCGGGAACATGGTAGGCCTCCCGCGCCAGACCTATGCATCTCTGGCGCTCGACATCAAGAAATTCCAGGAATGGGATTTTGACATGATTGGCATTGGACCTTTCATACCTCATCCCGATACCCCTCTTGGGGGGTACACCATGGACCCGGAGGAGAAATGCCTTCTGACCCTCAAGGTCCTTGCGCTGACCCGCATCCTGACAAAAACCACAAACCTTCCGGCCACCACCGCCTTGGGAACCCTGGTTCCCGGGGGGAGAGAGCGAGGGCTTCGCTGTGGCGCCAACGTCCTTATGCCGAACTTCACCCCTTCCCCTTACCGAATCCAGTACACAATCTACCCGGGCAAGATATGCATCCAGGAAGCCTGGGGGAGCTGTCTCCCCTGCATGGAGAAAATGGTTGCAAAACTCGGGCGGACAATTGCTACAGATTTCGGGGATAGAGTTCGTCTTTCCGTGTAGAAGGGCCAGGGGGAAACCTGGCCCTTCTGAGTTCTATGCTCCGAACTTTCCAAGGCGCAGGGCTGAAGAAAGCATGAGGCTCATGAGGGCTCGGGCAGGAAAGTGGCCAAGATACCCCGTTATGCACTCCCTCTCCGTAAAGCGCCTTCCCGTAGGTACCCCTCCATACGGCGAGTAGAGGAGAACCGGGCAGGGATGCCAGGAGTGCCCCTTGAGAAGAGATGGCGTTGCGTGGTCACCGGTAATGACGAGAACATCAGGAGAGAGGGAAAGAATCTCAGGGAGCAGAGAGTCAAAGTACTCGATACGTTCCACTTTCCGGGAAAAGTCTCCATCTTCTCCGGCTTTGTCGGTATCCTTGTAGTGGAGGAAGAAGAAATCGTATTCCTGCCACCGTGACTTGAGGAACTCTACCTCATCCCGCAGATCCCCTTCCACATCCGGGGTATCAAATCCAAAAAGCCGGGCAATTCCCTTGTACATGGGGTAGATGGCGACGGCTAATGCCCGGACTCCATACCGTTCAGGGAATTTCTCAAGAGTTGGGGACTTGGAAAAGCCCCGAAGGAGAATAGCATTAGCCTTTGGCTCATTTGCAAGGAGAGCCTCGGCTTTTTCAAGGAAAGCTTTGACAATGCGGGCAGTCTTCTCCGATGGTGCGTCAAAGCCTTTGGGTTCGTAGGGGGGGAGTCCCTCTTTCTGGGGGTCCGTATCTTTAAGGTTATCGCCCAGATTGCTTCCCCGGAGGACCATGACGAAACGGTGTTCCTTTCCCGGCTTGAGGAGTATCTCCACATCCTCAATGTTCCGAATGCTCTCTTGGAGCCGCTGCACAAGGCGCTGGCACTCTTCGGTGGAAATTCTCCCCGCTCGCCGATCGGTGATGATACCTTCCCCGTTTTTCGTAGCGAAATTTGCCCGTGCAGCAACATCTCCCTCTCTGAGCTCCATTCCAACTCCCAGGGCTTCAAGAACACCCCGGCCAATCACGACCTCTTCTGGATCGTACCCGAAAAGCGCAATGTGTCCCGGACCACTCCCTGGGGTAATACCGAAATTCACCGGAATCATGAGACCAAGAGAGCTTTTCTGGGCAAGAGCGTCGAGATTCGGAGTCCTTGCTGCCTCAAGCTCCGTTTTCCCGCCGAAATCAGGATGGGGAATACCCCCAAGACCGTCCACAACGCAAAGCACCATCTTGCTCTGACCCTTCTTGAGCAGGTTTTTCAGGTTATCGAGGATGTTTCCCATTTTCTCTCCCCCTTTCAGGTTTCAAAATATGTTACCACAACTTGCATCCTCGAGACCACAGGACCAAAGTTACTCTCTGTCCCGGTTCACACAGATCCCCTGGGAGCACCTGAGGGATGCTGGACTTGTAGAGTGTCCCACATGATGTGAACCCATACACTGTAATGTTCCAGAGTTTCGTTCACAAGTCCCTCCTTCTTGTTCTTAGGTGAGTTATCCCAGGGGATATGGGAGATATCCCATAGCCTGGAAAGGTGCGGGGATACCCGGTCAAGAACGAGCACCGGGAAAGCTCCCAGGACAGGACTGGTCCCCTTCCTCAAAGATGAGAGAACCTCCATGGGAGCCCTCCCCTGCATCTCCCTCCCCATATGGGGAC
Coding sequences:
- a CDS encoding ACT domain-containing protein, whose protein sequence is MAHQVSVFAENKPGRIEKITRILAEGHINIRAITISSANGFGVVKILADQPQRAFDALREHGLPVYLQEVIAVVLEDIPGGLHKVAKVLAENGINIEDAYGFVVERGKTAVLVLQVEHEPHAQSVLERNGFTLLSDEEIYRL
- a CDS encoding phenylacetate--CoA ligase, which encodes MPREELYELQKTRLQKTIQNAMRTPFYRRLFAQHRINPERIKTPEDLKHVPFTTKEDLRRGFPFDFLAVPLEEVVRLHSSSGTTGTPTVIYHTREDLDRWTNQVARCLYMVGVRKHDVFQNMMSYGLFTGGLGMHYGAERIGALTIPIGAGNSKRQIWFLKHFKSTVIHIIPSYALLLSNIIRGEGLDPKKDFNLRIILLGAEPHSEETRRRIEEIYGAKAYNSYGLSEMNGPGGAFECLYQDGMHIWEDYYIVEVINPETLEPCPPGEPGEIVLTTIFRDATPILRYRTRDVAALIEEPCPCGRTHRRITRIQGRTDDMFIFRGVNIFPMQIEKVLMNIPEVGSNYRIVLERKDYEDTMRVEVEIKPEFFFGDLQKLERLRERIESELRAEILVTPEVILVEPGSLPTQEGKAQRVFDYRKL
- a CDS encoding Rrf2 family transcriptional regulator is translated as MRVSTRLRYGLRFLVRLAKLFGSSAPLRARDIAEAEHLSPDYLRQIAAILEARGIVRAVRGKEGGYVLTRPPEAITLLEIVQALEGPIHPVECLANPSFCSLVTSCSTRKLWEETAACLAGFFASKTLKNLVEEEQK
- the nifU gene encoding Fe-S cluster assembly scaffold protein NifU → MYSEKVLEHFRNPRNVGKIEDADGIGKVGNPICGDVMVMYLKIRDDRIEDAKFETFGCGAAIATSSMATELIKGKTIEEALQVTNRAVAEALGGLPPHKMHCSVLAEEAIRAAIEDYRTRRQKR
- the hydE gene encoding [FeFe] hydrogenase H-cluster radical SAM maturase HydE, translated to MKKGPCFDILELLEKEEDCSQEDIATLLACKDPEVTEQLFAIADAKRKKYVGDAVHLRGLVEFSNFCRKNCLYCGLRKENRNLKRYRMSPEEIYALCERIARLGVKTIVLQSGEDPWYEAKSFAELIHRIKKLGVAITLSVGEREPWEYALWKDAGADRYLLKQETFDEELFVRLHPDDDYNERLRCQEILKDLGYQVGSGNMVGLPRQTYASLALDIKKFQEWDFDMIGIGPFIPHPDTPLGGYTMDPEEKCLLTLKVLALTRILTKTTNLPATTALGTLVPGGRERGLRCGANVLMPNFTPSPYRIQYTIYPGKICIQEAWGSCLPCMEKMVAKLGRTIATDFGDRVRLSV
- a CDS encoding 2,3-bisphosphoglycerate-independent phosphoglycerate mutase, with product MGNILDNLKNLLKKGQSKMVLCVVDGLGGIPHPDFGGKTELEAARTPNLDALAQKSSLGLMIPVNFGITPGSGPGHIALFGYDPEEVVIGRGVLEALGVGMELREGDVAARANFATKNGEGIITDRRAGRISTEECQRLVQRLQESIRNIEDVEILLKPGKEHRFVMVLRGSNLGDNLKDTDPQKEGLPPYEPKGFDAPSEKTARIVKAFLEKAEALLANEPKANAILLRGFSKSPTLEKFPERYGVRALAVAIYPMYKGIARLFGFDTPDVEGDLRDEVEFLKSRWQEYDFFFLHYKDTDKAGEDGDFSRKVERIEYFDSLLPEILSLSPDVLVITGDHATPSLLKGHSWHPCPVLLYSPYGGVPTGRRFTERECITGYLGHFPARALMSLMLSSALRLGKFGA